CCGCCGGCAATGCACCGTCACCCGCTGCAAGCCCAGCCAGTCAGCCATCTCGTCCAGTCGTTCGGCCAACATGCTCCAGGCGGCCTCGTCCGGTCCCGGCGTTTCGTCGTGCACCGCATGCACCACCAGTTGCCCCCCGGCCCGCTCGGCGCGCAGGTCCACCCGCGCCACCAGGCGCTCGCCGAAGAGGAACGGCAGCACGTAGTAGCCATAGACGCGCTTGTGCTGCGGCGTGTAGATCTCCAGGCGGTAACGGAAGTCGAACAACCGCTCGGTACGGGCGCGCTCCCACACCAGCGAGTCGAACGGCGACAACAACGCACTGGCCGCGACCTTGCGTGGGATCACCGCATCCGCGGGGCAATAGGCCTGCGCCTGCCAGCCCTGTACCCGCACCGGCAACAGCGCACCCTCCTCCACCAGTTCGGCAAGGCGCGCCTTGCTGTCGCCGGGCTCGAAACGGAAGTAATCGCGCAAGTCCTTTTCCGTCGCCACGCCAAGGGCGCGCGCCGAATGCAGCAGCAACCGGCGCTGGGCCTCGGGCTCGTCCGGCTCGGCTCCGGCCAGCATCGACGGCGGCAACACCCGTTCGGGCAGGTCGTAGAGACGTTCGAATCCGCGTCGGCCGGCGACCGTCACCTCGCCGGCGGCGAACAGCCACTCCAGCGCATGTTTTTCCGCGCTCCAATCCCACCAGGGGCCGGCGCGCTCCTCACGGGTGCTCAGGCTGCCGGCGCCCAGGGCACCCTGGTCACGCACGGCGTCCAGCACCCGACGGATCACCGGTTGCTGCTCGCGGCCGAAGCGGGCGAGCTGTTGGTAGATGCCGCGCCCCTCCGACGCCCGGCGCATGCGCCAACGCATCAGCGGATAGAGCTCCAGCGGCAGCAGCGAGGCCTCGTGCCCCCAGTATTCGAACAGACGCCGCTGGCGCCCCGAACTCCAGGCGGCCTCCTCCAGCATCGCCAGGGGATAGGTGCCCAGCCGCGAAAACAGCGGAAGATAATGGGATCGCACCAGCGCGTTCACCGAGTCGATCTGCAACACGCCCAGGCGCTCCAGCATCGCCCGGACGTGGCGGCGCTGGACCTCGGCCGGCCGCCGCTGCGTGAACCCTTGGGCGGCCAGCGCCAGGCGGCGGGCCTGTTTGACGGACAGCGACTCGGCAATCGGCATCGACACACTCCACGACCGGACAGGCCCTAGAGCCTAGCGCCAAACCCTACGTCCCGGCGCGCCGATCGCTCAGGACGGTACCGCGACACGTCCCGGCATCGAGTAGGGCCTGGCGAAGGTGAACACCTCATCGCAAGCCCCCTGCGCCTGCAACAGCTCCAGCTTGCGCCGCGCCATCCATACATCGGGCAACTCTCCGGCCGGCAGCCACCACAGCGCCAGGCTCGGCGTCGGCAGCTTCTCCATCCAGTCGCGCTTGTTGCGCAGCACGGCGAGATGCTCACCGCCGTAGACGTACTCACGCAGCGCCTCGACGGACGTCCAGAGCGACAGGTTGACGATGATCAGCGGGTCGTCGAAGGCACGGATCGAGGTGGCATCGCCCTCATCGGTCTGCAGGCGCCAGATGAACCCGGGGCTCGCCTCGGCCAGCCGGTTGATGGCGTCCAGTTGATCGACGAAGCCTTTCATCAGGGGCTGGTCCAGCGGTGCGCGGGCCTTGGCGATATTGACTTGGGCGAGGTGGTAGTTCGAAGACATGAGCATTCCCTGGCAAAGTGTTTGATCCAGCACGACAGCGGGCGGCACGACGATCTCGCGTGCCGCCCGTACAGCTCAGCGTTTCAGGGCATCGATCCAGAATGGACGCTCGATTTCCTCCTGGATATCGGCACGGCTCAGGCCGATATCCTTGAGCGCCTCATCGCTCAAGCCAGCCAGCAGGCGGCGCTGACGAGCCAGTTCGTGCCATTGCAGCAACCGCTTCAGGGCACGTTTCCACAGCGGCGCGGCCGGCGCCTCGTGAGCATGATGGAACATCGATACGAAACCCGGTTGACCTTTCATCGTGCATCCCTCCATGTGGGCCTGGATGCAGTCTCGCCTCGGCGCTAAGATCAATCCAACGAATCATTCTTATGCATCCCATCTCGGAGATTGATGAATGAGCAGCTTCCCCAGCATCGACAGCGAACTGCTGCGCACCTTCGTCGCCATTGCCGATCACGGCGGCTTCACCCGCGCCGCCGAGGTGGTCAACCGCACCCAGTCGGCGGTGAGCATGCAGATGAAGCGCCTGGAAGAGGACGTGCTGGAACGCGCGCTGTTCGAGCGTGACGGACGGCAGGTGCGCCTGACGCCGGAGGGCCAGGTACTGCTGGGCTTTGCGCGGCGCATCCTGCGCCTGCAGGGCGAGGTGTTCAACACCCTGCGCCAGCCCCACATGGTCGGCGCGGTGAAGATCGGCACGCCGGACGACTACGTGATGCGCTTCCTGCCGGAGATTCTTTCGCGCTTCGCCCAGGCCTATCCGCTCGTGCAGGTGGAAGTGCACTGCGACTCGTCAGCCCAATTGCTGATGCGCAACGACCTCGACCTGTCCATCGTGACCCGCGAACCCGGCACCGAGATCGGCCAGTTGCTGCGCCAGGAACCCTTCGTCTGGATGGCCGCCGAAGGCTTCTGCCCGCAGGACCAGCGCCCTCTGCCGCTGGCGATGTTCAATACCACCTGCTTCTGCCGCGCCTGGGCCTGCAACGCCCTGGAAGCACTGGAAATCGACTACCGCATCGCCTACAGCAGCCCAAGCCTGTCGGCGCTGTTCGCGGTGGCCAGCGCCGGCCTGGCGGTGACCGCGCAACTGCGCAGCCTGCTGACCGGCAACCTGCGCATCCTCGGCGAGGAGGAGGGGCTGCCGCTGCTGCCCAACGCCAGCATCGTGCTGCTGCGCGGGGCAAAGATGACGCCGGTCACCGACAAGCTGGCGGAGTACATCGTCGAAGGCTTCCGCGCCTGACGGGAGACCGGGGCGCGTCCGCGGCGGGAATCGATGAGACAGCTGTTCAACAAATAGCCATCGCGCTAAATTAATGCGCAATTATCTGCTCACTCCGGACGCTCCCCCAGGGCGTCTCCCCAGGCTCTCTATCCAGGAGACGTGCGATGGCCCGGCCAGACCCGACCTGCGAAGCACTCAAACTCGACAACCAGTTGTGCTTCGCCCTCTACTCCACCTCCCTGCAGATGACCAAAGTCTACAAGCCGCTGCTGCAGGCACTGGGGCTCACCTACCCGCAATACATCGCCATGCTGGTGCTGTGGGAAGGCGACGGCATCACCGTCGGCGAAATCAGCGCGCGGATGCTCACCGACCCCGGCTCCCTCACCCCTCTGCTCAAGCGCCTGGAAGCCGAAGGCCTGATCACCCGCACCCGCAGCCAGGCCGACGAGCGCGTGGTGCAACTGCGCCTGACCGACAAGGGCCGCGAACTGCGCCGACAGGCGGAGAGCATTCCAGGCTGCATCCTCGCCAGCAGCCGTCTAACGTTGGAAAAGCTCCAGCGACTTCAACAGGAATTGGTGGAGCTGCGCGAACAGCTGCAAGCCCCATGATCCGGGGCTTATGCCTGAGCGCACCGTTCTTTAGTCCGAAATCTTCCAGCATTTATCTTGCGCACTAAATTAAATCGAACTAACTTTATCCCCACGCACTGCTTAGCGCACAAGATATTAACCAGCAAGACAATCGGAGACACCACCATGCAAACCATCAAAGCCCTCTACACCGCCACCGCTACCGCCACCGGAGGCCGCGACGGCCGCGCCGTTTCCTCGGACGGCATCCTCGACGTGAAACTGAGCACGCCGCGCGAACTGGGCGGTGCGGGCGGCGAAGCCACCAACCCGGAACAACTGTTCGCCGCCGGCTACTCGGCCTGCTTCATCGGCGCCATCAAGTTCGTCGCCAGCCAGAGCAAGAAACAGATCCCGGCGGACGCTTCGATCACCGGCAAGGTCGGCATCGGCCAGATCCCCGGCGGGTTCGGCCTGGAAGTGGAACTGAACATCAACCTGCCGGGACTGGATCTGGCCGATGCCCAGGACCTGGTCGCCAAGGCCCACCAGGTCTGCCCCTACTCCAACGCCACCCGCGGCAACATCGACGTACGCCTGAACGTGAGCGTCTGAGAAAAGCCAGACGGCAGAAACGAAAAAGCCCGGCATCAGCCGGGCTTTTTCTTGTCTCGGTTCAGGCTCAGGCCTTGACGCGGGACTTGTACTCGCCGGTGCGGGTATCGATTTCGATCGAGTCGCCGATTTCGCAGAACGCGGAAACCTGCAGCTCGGCACCGTTCTTCAGGCGAGCGGTCTTCATCACTTTACCGGAGGTGTCGCCACGGACAGCCGGCTCGGTGTAGACGATTTCGCGAACGATGGTGGTCGGCAGTTCAACGGAGATGACTTTCTCGTTGTAGAAGACCGCTTCGCAGACGTCGGCCATGCCGTCTTCGATGAAGGTCAGCACGCCTTCCAGATCGTCTTTCTCGATTTCGTACTGGTTGAACTCGGTGTCCATGAAGACATACAGCGGGTCCGCGAAGTAGGAATAGGTGACTTCCTTGCGATCGAGGATGATCGGCTCCAGCTTGTCGTCGGCCTTGAACACGGTCTCGGTGCCGGCACCGGTCAGCAGGTTCTTCAGCTTCATCTTGACGACCGCGGAGTTACGGCCGGATTTGTTGAACTCGGCCTTCTGGATGACCCAGGGGGCGCCATTGATGTTGGCAACCTGGCCAGCGCGAAACTCTTGTGCGGTTTTCATACGATTATCCGATTGGATTGGAGACAAAAAACAGGGGCCATATCATAGCCAATTTGTATAAAAACGCACCAGCCCCGCGGCAAGATCGGTTTGTTCGGTCAAACGCCGCTGCCAATTGCCAACCCACGCGGACCATTCCGGCAGCCGCCCGTCCAGTCTTCGCCAGGCTTCACCGGCCTCCCCCCGCCCGTTCCAGGCCAGCCAGAAATCGCTCAGCGCCTCCCGCAGCGACGCATCCATGCCCTCGGCGAACAGCGCCAGGAAGGCCTCCAGCTTTTCCAGATGGAGGTCGTCCTCCTGCTGGTAGATGTGCCAGACGAAGGGGCGCCCGGCCCACTGCGCGCGGACGAAGGAGTCCTCGCCACGCACCGCGTTGATGTCGCAGCTCCACAGCAACGGGTCGTAGTCTTCCTGGCGGACGAACGGCAGCACCTGCACGCGAAGGGCGCCACGCTCGCAGCCCTGCCCTACCCCCAGCGGCCGCTGCGCCCAGCGCCGGACATCACCCAGCACCCGCCCTTCGGGCACCAGCAGCAGGGTTGGCGTCGCCCCCTCGGCCAAGGCGTCCAGCCAGCCGGCGAGCCCGGGGTTTTCATAGGCGAACAGGGAAATGCGCCGCTCCCCGTAGCGTACCTGCACGCCGAGGCTTTCGAGGAAACGAGCGCCGCTGTCGGGATCGGACTGGAAAGCATCCCGGCGCCGGATCAGATCGCCTTCACGCAGCAACCCGCCGGTGAGCGGTGTGAAGCCGGGGAAATAGAAGTATTTCTGCAGGCCGTTGGGCTGCATGGATGGGAGGCCGTGGCAGGACTCCACCCAGGGCTCGGCGCTGAGGTATTCGAGGTTCAGCCACAGCGAAGGCTTCGGCCGCCGGGTCATCGCCTCTATATAGGCAGGCGGCATGGCACAGGCGAAGGCTTCGATCACCACATCCGCCGCATCGGTATCGCGCCAGGCCTGCGGCCAATGCCGAATCTCCACGCCGGACAGCCGCTGTGATTGCACCTGCACATCGGCCTGGGGGCAGATGCGCACGAAAGCCGCCAGGTCATCCACCCACAGGCGTACCGCCTGCCCGTGCTCGACCGCCAATTGGCGCGCCAAGCGCCAGGTGACACCGATGTCGCCATAGTTGTCGACCACACTGCAGAAGATGTCCCAGCTCGCCATGCGCTTTCCCTGGTATCAGAAGGCGCCAGTGTACCCGCGATCCGGCCTATTCTCCTTAAGCCGATGAATCCGTTGAAAAAAGCATGCAAAAAACATTTGCGTTCGGACAAACCTTTGAGTAAAGTGCGCGCCTCGACAGACACAGCGCTGTCGAGAAATCTGGTGAGGTGTCCGAGCGGTTGAAGGAGCACGCCTGGAAAGTGTGTATACGAGAAATCGTATCGAGGGTTCGAATCCCTCCCTCACCGCCAGATCATGAAAAAGCCCGGCTAAGCAATTAGCCGGGCTTTTTCGTTATGCCATCACACTTTCTTCACGCCCTGCAAGTTGTCACTCGGACAACTCATTACGGCGATTAAACAGTTGCTCGATGATTAGTGACAATCATCTGACAGCTTGGTTCCCCACCACCGGAAACAGGCTATCCTCCCTGCTGACACCCATTGGAAACACTCCTTTGCCAGATTGGACAGTTTTTGCCCAAATCCGCCTCGGGCAACTGCAAAGACCGTCCTAACATGAAAAAAAAGTGCCGTACTTGCGTCCGGTCAGTTTACTTACTACAAGTAATGGGTACTATGTAGTCCGGCTAATTTCCCAGTCCTGGGAGATTGCTTTTAATGGAAATGTCCACCTTAAGGGGAACACGATGAACAACGTTCTGAAATTCTCTGCTCTGGCTCTGGCCGCTGTTCTGGCCACCGGTTGCAGCAGCAACTCCAAAGAAACCGAAGCTCGTCTGACTGCTACTGAAGACGCTGCTGCTCGCGCTCAAGCCCGTGCTGACGAAGCCTATCGCAAGGCTGACGAAGCTCTGGCCGCCGCTCAGAAAGCCCAGCAGACCGCTGACGAGGCTAACGAGCGCGCCCTGCGTATGCTGGACAAAGCCAGCCGCAAGTAATAGATCTTCGGATCTGTTCGAAAAACCGACCCCTCGGGGTCGGTTTTTTTATGCCTGCGATTTCTCTTGCGCCGACAGAAAGCATGCCCACGGGAAATGACGGGCAAGAAAAAGCCCGCTCGAAGCGGGCTCTTTCATAGCAGTACGAGTTACTGCAGCGACATGGCGTCCTGATCGACAGTGGCCGCCACCGGAGCGCCCTCCGCTTGCGGCTGGGCAATGGCGACCGGCAGGCCATCTTCGGCAGCCACCACTTCACGGACCACGTTCCAGTCCATCTGCATCTGACTGGCGATGTCTTCACGCTTGAGCAGCGCATTGATCACCGCAGTGTGCTTGTCGACCACCGACGGATTGCCGTTGTCGTCGATCGGCGCATGGGCCTCGAGATAGATCTTGCCTTCGCTGCGGCCGAACTTGTAGGGCTCGTTGATGATGCGCACCTTGGTGCCCACCGGAATCATCGAGAACAACTGGGTCACGTCCCAGTTGTACATACGGAAGCAGCCGTGACTGGTACGGGTACCGATACCGAACTTCTTGTTCGAGCCGTGGATCAGGTAACCGTGGAAGCCCAGGCTCATCTTGTACGGACCCAGCGGATTGTCCGGCCCCGGCGGCACCACGGACGGCAGCGGATCGCCATCGGCAGCGTGCTCGGCACGAATCGAAGCCGGCGGATACCAGGCCGGGTCCTTGGTCTTGGCGATCACGCTGGTACTGCCGACCGGCG
This Pseudomonas sp. ATCC 13867 DNA region includes the following protein-coding sequences:
- a CDS encoding winged helix-turn-helix domain-containing protein gives rise to the protein MPIAESLSVKQARRLALAAQGFTQRRPAEVQRRHVRAMLERLGVLQIDSVNALVRSHYLPLFSRLGTYPLAMLEEAAWSSGRQRRLFEYWGHEASLLPLELYPLMRWRMRRASEGRGIYQQLARFGREQQPVIRRVLDAVRDQGALGAGSLSTREERAGPWWDWSAEKHALEWLFAAGEVTVAGRRGFERLYDLPERVLPPSMLAGAEPDEPEAQRRLLLHSARALGVATEKDLRDYFRFEPGDSKARLAELVEEGALLPVRVQGWQAQAYCPADAVIPRKVAASALLSPFDSLVWERARTERLFDFRYRLEIYTPQHKRVYGYYVLPFLFGERLVARVDLRAERAGGQLVVHAVHDETPGPDEAAWSMLAERLDEMADWLGLQRVTVHCRRPSGVRLKALLRAR
- a CDS encoding DUF3291 domain-containing protein: MSSNYHLAQVNIAKARAPLDQPLMKGFVDQLDAINRLAEASPGFIWRLQTDEGDATSIRAFDDPLIIVNLSLWTSVEALREYVYGGEHLAVLRNKRDWMEKLPTPSLALWWLPAGELPDVWMARRKLELLQAQGACDEVFTFARPYSMPGRVAVPS
- a CDS encoding DUF1127 domain-containing protein; the protein is MKGQPGFVSMFHHAHEAPAAPLWKRALKRLLQWHELARQRRLLAGLSDEALKDIGLSRADIQEEIERPFWIDALKR
- a CDS encoding LysR substrate-binding domain-containing protein; the encoded protein is MSSFPSIDSELLRTFVAIADHGGFTRAAEVVNRTQSAVSMQMKRLEEDVLERALFERDGRQVRLTPEGQVLLGFARRILRLQGEVFNTLRQPHMVGAVKIGTPDDYVMRFLPEILSRFAQAYPLVQVEVHCDSSAQLLMRNDLDLSIVTREPGTEIGQLLRQEPFVWMAAEGFCPQDQRPLPLAMFNTTCFCRAWACNALEALEIDYRIAYSSPSLSALFAVASAGLAVTAQLRSLLTGNLRILGEEEGLPLLPNASIVLLRGAKMTPVTDKLAEYIVEGFRA
- a CDS encoding MarR family winged helix-turn-helix transcriptional regulator is translated as MARPDPTCEALKLDNQLCFALYSTSLQMTKVYKPLLQALGLTYPQYIAMLVLWEGDGITVGEISARMLTDPGSLTPLLKRLEAEGLITRTRSQADERVVQLRLTDKGRELRRQAESIPGCILASSRLTLEKLQRLQQELVELREQLQAP
- a CDS encoding organic hydroperoxide resistance protein; protein product: MQTIKALYTATATATGGRDGRAVSSDGILDVKLSTPRELGGAGGEATNPEQLFAAGYSACFIGAIKFVASQSKKQIPADASITGKVGIGQIPGGFGLEVELNINLPGLDLADAQDLVAKAHQVCPYSNATRGNIDVRLNVSV
- the efp gene encoding elongation factor P, translating into MKTAQEFRAGQVANINGAPWVIQKAEFNKSGRNSAVVKMKLKNLLTGAGTETVFKADDKLEPIILDRKEVTYSYFADPLYVFMDTEFNQYEIEKDDLEGVLTFIEDGMADVCEAVFYNEKVISVELPTTIVREIVYTEPAVRGDTSGKVMKTARLKNGAELQVSAFCEIGDSIEIDTRTGEYKSRVKA
- the earP gene encoding elongation factor P maturation arginine rhamnosyltransferase EarP; its protein translation is MASWDIFCSVVDNYGDIGVTWRLARQLAVEHGQAVRLWVDDLAAFVRICPQADVQVQSQRLSGVEIRHWPQAWRDTDAADVVIEAFACAMPPAYIEAMTRRPKPSLWLNLEYLSAEPWVESCHGLPSMQPNGLQKYFYFPGFTPLTGGLLREGDLIRRRDAFQSDPDSGARFLESLGVQVRYGERRISLFAYENPGLAGWLDALAEGATPTLLLVPEGRVLGDVRRWAQRPLGVGQGCERGALRVQVLPFVRQEDYDPLLWSCDINAVRGEDSFVRAQWAGRPFVWHIYQQEDDLHLEKLEAFLALFAEGMDASLREALSDFWLAWNGRGEAGEAWRRLDGRLPEWSAWVGNWQRRLTEQTDLAAGLVRFYTNWL
- the oprI gene encoding outer membrane lipoprotei OprI; the protein is MNNVLKFSALALAAVLATGCSSNSKETEARLTATEDAAARAQARADEAYRKADEALAAAQKAQQTADEANERALRMLDKASRK
- a CDS encoding L,D-transpeptidase family protein — encoded protein: MLSRVIAACSLSLAALLSAGPVSAIELPLPAQGDDIVGQVQVIKAKYEDTFADLGEKYGLGYSEMLAANPGVDAWLPGVGTEVIIPTRFILPAGPREGVVINLAEYRLYYFPKDKNVVYTYALGIGREGWGSPVGSTSVIAKTKDPAWYPPASIRAEHAADGDPLPSVVPPGPDNPLGPYKMSLGFHGYLIHGSNKKFGIGTRTSHGCFRMYNWDVTQLFSMIPVGTKVRIINEPYKFGRSEGKIYLEAHAPIDDNGNPSVVDKHTAVINALLKREDIASQMQMDWNVVREVVAAEDGLPVAIAQPQAEGAPVAATVDQDAMSLQ